In one Amyelois transitella isolate CPQ chromosome 22, ilAmyTran1.1, whole genome shotgun sequence genomic region, the following are encoded:
- the LOC106129871 gene encoding odorant receptor coreceptor (The RefSeq protein has 1 substitution compared to this genomic sequence) has product MINNKVKAQGLVSDLMPNIKLMQASGHFLFNYYSDNSGMSMLLRKIYSSVHAILIVINYVCMVVNMAQYSDEVNELTANTITVLFFAHTVIKLLFFALNSKSFYRTLAVWNQSNSHPLFTESDSRHHQLALTKIRRLLYFICSMTVFSVVSWVTLTFFGESVRLIANKETNETISEPAPRLPLKTWYPFDAMGGSMYIIAFAFQVYWLFFSMITANLMDVMFCSWLIFACEQLQHLKAIMKPLMELSASLDTYRPNTAELFRVSSTEKSEKVPDPVDMDIRGIYATQQDFGMTLRGAGGRLQTFGQQNNNPNGLSQKQEMLARSAIKYWVERHKHVVRLVTSIGDTYGTALLFHMLISTITLTLLAYQATKIDGINVYAFSTIGYLSYTLGQVFHFCVFGNQLIEESSSVMEAAYSCQWYDGSEEAKTFVQIVCQQCQKAMSISGAKFFTVSLDLFASVLGAVVTYFMVLVQLK; this is encoded by the exons ATGATGAACAACAAAGTAAAAGCCCAGGGCCTTGTGTCCGATTTGATGCCCAACATCAAATTGATGCAAGCTTCAGGACACTTcttattcaattattattcag ACAACTCTGGCATGTCCATGCTCTTACGCAAGATCTATTCTAGCGTGCATGCAATACTAATCGTCATCAACTATGTGTGTATGGTTGTCAATATGGCGCAGTACTCCGATGAAGTGAACGAACTAACAGCTAACACTATCACCGTTCTTTTCTTCGCTCATACGGTGATCAAATTGTTGTTCTTCGCGCTCAATTCCAAGAGCTTTTACAG GACCTTGGCAGTGTGGAACCAGTCAAACAGCCACCCCCTGTTCACGGAATCGGACTCACGCCATCATCAACTAGCTCTAACCAAGATTAGGCGGCTCTTATACTTCATCTGTTCTATGACTGTTTTCTCTGTTGTCA GTTGGGTGACACTTACGTTCTTTGGCGAATCAGTTCGCCTGATAGCCAACAAGGAGACTAATGAGACTATATCTGAGCCTGCTCCCAGACTGCCTCTGAAGACCTGGTACCCCTTCGATGCCATGGGCGGGTCTATGTACATCATTGCTTTTGCTTTCCAG GTCTACTGGCTGTTCTTCTCCATGATAACAGCTAATCTCATGGACGTCATGTTTTGCTCATGGTTGATCTTCGCGTGCGAACAACTACAGCATCTGAAGGCCATTATGAAGCCACTGATGGAGCTCAGTGCGTCTTTAGACACGTATAGGCCGAATACAGCGGAGCTTTTTAGAGTTTCTTCTACAG AAAAGTCAGAAAAAGTGCCAGATCCCGTGGACATGGACATACGTGGTATATACGCCACGCAACAAGACTTCGGCATGACGCTGCGAGGGGCTGGCGGTAGACTCCAGACCTTCGGCCAACAGAACAACAATCCGAATGGGTTGTCCCAAAAACAGGAGATGTTGGCTCGATCTGCTATTAAATACTGGGTGGAGAGGCATAAACACGTTGTAAG ATTAGTTACATCAATAGGGGACACCTATGGTACTGCTCTACTGTTCCACATGTTGATATCCACGATAACTTTGACGCTTTTGGCTTATCAGGCAACTAAG ATTGACGGTATAAATGTATACGCGTTCAGTACGATTGGCTATCTCAGTTACACTCTCGGCCAAGTGTTCCATTTCTGCGTTTTTGGAAACCAACTCATTGAGGAG AGCTCGTCAGTAATGGAAGCGGCTTATTCTTGCCAATGGTACGACGGGTCGGAAGAAGCCAAAACCTTCGTTCAGATCGTCTGTCAGCAATGCCAGAAGGCTATGAGCATCTCAGGAGCCAAGTTCTTCACTGTGTCACTTGATCTATTTGCTTCT GTCTTGGGTGCTGTAGTTACATACTTCATGGTGTTGGTACAACTGAAGTAG
- the LOC106129871 gene encoding odorant receptor coreceptor isoform X1 has product MMNNKVKAQGLVSDLMPNIKLMQASGHFLFNYYSGKKFFSKIYSSVHAILIVINYVCMVVNMAQYSDEVNELTANTITVLFFAHTVIKLLFFALNSKSFYRTLAVWNQSNSHPLFTESDSRHHQLALTKIRRLLYFICSMTVFSVVSWVTLTFFGESVRLIANKETNETISEPAPRLPLKTWYPFDAMGGSMYIIAFAFQVYWLFFSMITANLMDVMFCSWLIFACEQLQHLKAIMKPLMELSASLDTYRPNTAELFRVSSTEKSEKVPDPVDMDIRGIYATQQDFGMTLRGAGGRLQTFGQQNNNPNGLSQKQEMLARSAIKYWVERHKHVVRLVTSIGDTYGTALLFHMLISTITLTLLAYQATKIDGINVYAFSTIGYLSYTLGQVFHFCVFGNQLIEESSSVMEAAYSCQWYDGSEEAKTFVQIVCQQCQKAMSISGAKFFTVSLDLFASVLGAVVTYFMVLVQLK; this is encoded by the exons ATGATGAACAACAAAGTAAAAGCCCAGGGCCTTGTGTCCGATTTGATGCCCAACATCAAATTGATGCAAGCTTCAGGACACTTcttattcaattattattcaggtaaaaaatttttta GCAAGATCTATTCTAGCGTGCATGCAATACTAATCGTCATCAACTATGTGTGTATGGTTGTCAATATGGCGCAGTACTCCGATGAAGTGAACGAACTAACAGCTAACACTATCACCGTTCTTTTCTTCGCTCATACGGTGATCAAATTGTTGTTCTTCGCGCTCAATTCCAAGAGCTTTTACAG GACCTTGGCAGTGTGGAACCAGTCAAACAGCCACCCCCTGTTCACGGAATCGGACTCACGCCATCATCAACTAGCTCTAACCAAGATTAGGCGGCTCTTATACTTCATCTGTTCTATGACTGTTTTCTCTGTTGTCA GTTGGGTGACACTTACGTTCTTTGGCGAATCAGTTCGCCTGATAGCCAACAAGGAGACTAATGAGACTATATCTGAGCCTGCTCCCAGACTGCCTCTGAAGACCTGGTACCCCTTCGATGCCATGGGCGGGTCTATGTACATCATTGCTTTTGCTTTCCAG GTCTACTGGCTGTTCTTCTCCATGATAACAGCTAATCTCATGGACGTCATGTTTTGCTCATGGTTGATCTTCGCGTGCGAACAACTACAGCATCTGAAGGCCATTATGAAGCCACTGATGGAGCTCAGTGCGTCTTTAGACACGTATAGGCCGAATACAGCGGAGCTTTTTAGAGTTTCTTCTACAG AAAAGTCAGAAAAAGTGCCAGATCCCGTGGACATGGACATACGTGGTATATACGCCACGCAACAAGACTTCGGCATGACGCTGCGAGGGGCTGGCGGTAGACTCCAGACCTTCGGCCAACAGAACAACAATCCGAATGGGTTGTCCCAAAAACAGGAGATGTTGGCTCGATCTGCTATTAAATACTGGGTGGAGAGGCATAAACACGTTGTAAG ATTAGTTACATCAATAGGGGACACCTATGGTACTGCTCTACTGTTCCACATGTTGATATCCACGATAACTTTGACGCTTTTGGCTTATCAGGCAACTAAG ATTGACGGTATAAATGTATACGCGTTCAGTACGATTGGCTATCTCAGTTACACTCTCGGCCAAGTGTTCCATTTCTGCGTTTTTGGAAACCAACTCATTGAGGAG AGCTCGTCAGTAATGGAAGCGGCTTATTCTTGCCAATGGTACGACGGGTCGGAAGAAGCCAAAACCTTCGTTCAGATCGTCTGTCAGCAATGCCAGAAGGCTATGAGCATCTCAGGAGCCAAGTTCTTCACTGTGTCACTTGATCTATTTGCTTCT GTCTTGGGTGCTGTAGTTACATACTTCATGGTGTTGGTACAACTGAAGTAG